CGACGAGCTGCTCACCTCGGCGCTCGCCGACCGGTTCCGGGAGGCGGTGGCGCTGTGGTCGCAGGAGCCGGACCGCTGTCGGGAGCTGTCGGAGCGGGCGTCCGCCGTCGCGCGCGAGTTCACGTGGGAGCGGTGCGCGGACCTGCATCTGGCCGCGTTCGGCCGCCTCTGGCGGGGTGAGCCGGCCGAGCCGCCGGTCCAACTGGCGTTGCGTCACGGCTGGTTCGAGCAGCTGCGGGACGTGGAGAGCGCCGCGGTGACGGAAGCGGCGGTCGCGCACGGCGCCGTGGACGTCTACGAACGTCACGCCCCCTTGAACGCCGACGCCGCGCGCCGCATCTTCGCGGCCGCCTGGCAGCGGGCCGACTTCGCCGCCTGCGAGCGGGTCCTCGAACGGGGACCGGGCGGAGCGGTGGGACGGCGCGACGTGGACCGGCTGCGCGGCCGCTGCCGGGCGGGCGACGACGGCCGGATCGTGTACCGGCTGCCGCACGCGGAGCGCGTCGAGCTGGTCATCCCCTCCGAGCCCGGAGCGGACGGCCGGGCGCTGCCGCGCGTGGAGCTCCTCGAACGCACCGGCCCCGGCGAGTTCAGGGGCCCTGCACCCGAGCGGCCCGGTGACGCCCGGCTGCTCCTCACCCTCGCCTCCGGGCGCGTCACCTGGGACGAGGTGCGCCGTGGCTGACCGGGACGCGACGACGCGCACGGTCCGTACCGTGCTGCTCGCGGGCGGCGAGGGACGGCGCATGGGCCCGCTCGGGACGGGGCGGCTCAAGCCGCTGGTGCCGTACGGCGGGGCCTGCCGGCTCATCGACTTCAGCCTCGCCAACGCGCGGGCCTCCGGCCTCGGCGAGGTGCTGCTGCTCTCGCAGTACGAGGAGAGGCAGCTGATGGACGACCTGCACCGGGTGTGGAACCAGCGGCCGGACTTCCGGGTGCACTTCGGCCCGTACGACACCGCGTACGCCACGGCGGGCACCCGCGTCCCCGCGGAACTGCCCGACCGCACCTGGCCGTTGGAGCGCGGCACGGCGGACGCGCTGATCCGCAAGAGCGCGTACGTCTTCGAAGGGGACGGCACCCGGCCCGGCCCCGAGCACGTCCTCGTACTGCACGCCGACCACGTCTACCGCTTCGACTACGGTCCGCTGATCGACGCCCACCGCGCCTCCGGGGCGGCGCTCACCCTGGCGTACCAGCGCATCGACCCGCGCTGGGTGCACCTGTTCGGCATGGTCGAGTTCGATGCGCGGGGGCGGCTCACCGCGTTCGTGGAGAAGCCGGACGTCGCCACGAGCGACCTGGTCTTCGCGGCGTTCTGCGTCTTCGACGCCGCGGTCCTGCGCCGGTATCTGGAGCGGCTCGACGGCACCGACTGGCAGCACGACATCAGCCGGGACGTGATCCCGGCGATGCTCGCGGCCGGTGAGCACATCCGCGGCCACGAGGTGGCGGGGCACTGGGAGGACATCGGCACCGTCGAGCGCTACCACCGCGCGCACCTGGAGCTCGCGGCCTCGCCCACGGCCGGGCTGCCCGTCGGGCGCATGCCGTGGACCGTCGCGCCGGACGTGCGGCGTGCGTGGGTGGCCGACCAGTTCGGGGTGCGCTCGTCGGTGGTGCCTTCGGACCTGGTCAACGACGGCCGTGTGGAGGACAGCGTGCTCTTCCCCGGCGTGCGGATCGGCGCGGGCGCCCGGGTGCGGCGCAGTGTGGTGCTGCCCGGCGCCACGATCCCCGCGGGCGCCGACATCGAAGGGGCCGTCGTCCTGGAGGACGGCCACATCCAGCAGACAGAAGGAGTACGCGCATGAGTGAGCCGCAGTACGACGTCCTCGTGGTCGGCGGCGCCGGAATCGACACCATCGTGCGCGTCGAGGCACTGCAACTGCCGCCCGGCGACTCCGTGTTCGTGCCGCCGGTGTACGACTACGTGGCGCATACCGGGAACGGCGTCGCGCTCGGCTGGCACGCGCTCGGCCTGGCCACCAAGTTCATCGACTTCCTCGGGGACGACGCGCAGGGCCGTTCCGTCCTCGACGCGTACGCCGACCGCGGCCTGGACTTCAGCCACCTCCTCTCGCCGCACGGCACCCCGCGCGGCGTCAACCTCGTCGACCCGCAGGGCCGCCGCTTCTCCTTCTACGACGGACGCCACCCCGCGGACCTGCGGCTGCCGCGCGACTTCTACCTGCCGTACCTGGAGCGGGCCCGGCACGTCCACCTCTCCATCACCGGCGTCAACCGCGACATGTACGACGACATCCGCGGGCTCGGCGTGACCTGTTCGACGGACCTGCACGACTGGGACGGGCGCAATCCGCACCACCGTGCGTACGCGCTCGCCTCCGACCACGTCTTCCTCAGCGCGGCCGCGATCCACGACCGGCTCGACGAGGTGCTGCACTCGGTCCTCGACGAGGGCAGGGCACGCCTCGTCGTCGCGACCGACGGCGCGGACGGCTGCCACGTCCTGGTGCGCGGCGACGCGAAGGTGCGGCACTTCCCCGCGGTGCGGCCGGAGCGGCCCGTGGTCGACAGCAACGGCGCGGGCGACGCCTTCGTCACCGCGTTCCTGCACTCCCTCTTCGAGGGGCGTCCGGTGGAGGAGTGCGTGCTCGCCGGGTCCGTCTCGGGGGCCTTCGCCTGCGGCAGCGCGGGCACCCACACCGAGTTCATCGACCTGCCGGGGCTGCGTGGCGCGTGTGCGCGCGCGAGCGCCGCCGCCACCGGCTGAGGGAGCTGCGCGCACGTGCACATCATCAACTTCTCGTACGAGTGCGGCGGTTTCGACAACCGTCTGATGCGGGGCGGGCTCTCGCCGCTGGTGTGGAACCTGTCGCGGGAGTACGCCGCGCGCGGCCACCGCGTCTCCGTGATCACCCCGGCCCACGGCCACCTCGACCGGCTCCGGGAGACGTTCCCGATCGAGGAGCTCGACTACCGCGCGGACCACGTGGTGCCGCTCGTCCTCGACCCGGCGGTGTGGCCCGGCCACCCGGCGGAGGTGGCCGTCGAGCTGACCACGCGCGCGTACCGGCTCCGCCTGGACGGCGTGGACGTCTACTTCCTGTCCAACGCCCACCTGGACCTGCTGCCCGACCGGCTCTACCCGCCGCCCGGCCTTGAGGGCCGGGACCTCGCGCACTTCAAGCCGCTGGTGTTCCAGGTGGAGGGGGTGCGCTTCATCAGGTCCGGTCTGCCGCTCGGCCCCGCCCCGGGGACGTCCGGCCCCGAGCCCGCGATCGTGCACGGCTTCGAGCCGTACTACCACTACCTGCTGCCGCCCGTGCTCGCCGCCGATCCGCGGTTCCGCACCGTGAGCACGGTCGCGGCCAACGCGCCCGTCGGACAGCAGGTCCACCGCCCGCAGGTGGAGCGCCTCCTCGCGCTCCTCGGCGCCGGTGCGGGCATCGACCTGGACGCGCTCGACGGCCCCCCGCCACCGGAGGACTCTCCGGTGGCGACCATCGCGCGGGCCCTCGCCGGCACGCGCATGCACCAGGAGCGCAGGCCCGACCACGTCGGCGTGTTCCCCCTGGTCGCCGCGCACGCGGACCTCGTCGACTTCGTCTCACCCGGCCAGCGCGCCTACTGCAGCACCTTCGAAGGCACCCCCTTCGAAGCGCTCTTCGCCACGCTTCCGGTGGCCCGCGAACTCCGCACCCATCCGCACAAGCTCCTCATGGGCGGCTGCGGGGTGGCCGAAAGCTGGCTCGCCCGGGACCCTGCCGGGGTGGACCGCGCCGCCGTCCTGAGCGGGCTCGGCCTCGACCCGGCGCGCCCCGTCTTCTTCCACGCGGCGCGCTACGCCGTGCACCACAAGGGCCAGCTGGAGCTGATGCGCGCGGTGGAGGAGGTCCTCGCCACCGACCCGGACATCAGCTTCGTCATCCGCTGCGCGACCGGCGGAGGCGGCGAGACCTCCCCCGCCGGGCCCGCCGCCGCGAACGCCTACTTCCAGGGCATCGCCGACCGTTACCCGGGCCAGGTCCACCTGGACTGGCGCCTCGCCGACGAGGACACCCTCTTCGAACAGGCCGCCTGCGCCGACTTCTGCGTCAACCCCTCCAAGTACGAACTGGACGGCTTCCTCATCGCCCAGGCCGAGGCGATGGCGTGCGGGGCGGTGCCGATCGCCACGGATCAGCGGGTCACCGGCCACTTCGGGCACGCGCGACCGCTCACGGACCCGACGGCGACGGGTTTCTCCGTACGCGGCTCGTTCCGCGACGACGACCCCGTACTCGCCCGCGAACTGGCCGACCGAATACGTGAGGCCGCGGCGGTCTTCCGGGGCGACCCGGACACGTACGACCGCCTGTCGGCCAACGCCCGCCGCGTGGCCCGCCGGTTCACCTGGCCCGGCAGCGCGGAACTGCGCCTCACCGCGTTCGACACGCTGCTGCGCGGCGAACGGCAGCCCTTCCCCGCCGAGGACGCCATCGCGTGGGGCTGGTTCGACGCGCTGGACGACGCGGACTTCGCACGACACGGGGAGCTGATCGCGGGGGCGGCGGCCGAAAGGGGCGACGCGGCCGCGTACGCGCGGTGCGCTCCGTTGGACGGGCTCGCGGTGGAGCGGCTCTTCGAAGCGGCTTATGCCCGCGCGGACTTCGCGCGGGGCGCGGAACTCGCGGAGACGGCGGGGCGCGACGACTGGACGGCACGGCTGGCGGAGCGGTGCCGGGTGACGCCGAGTCCTGAGGGAGACGGTCGCGGGTGGCGGGTCGAGTACGTCCATGCCGGGGCGGAGCGCGTGGAGGTGGTGGTGGAGTCGACGGGGGTGGCGGGGCCCGGGGCGGTGGGGTCCGGGGCGTCACGGTCCGAGGCGTCACGGTCCGAGGCGGTGCGGGAGTCCGTCGCCGAAGCGGTCGCCTCGGATGAGGCCGTGCCCGTCGGGAGCGGGGTCGGGTTCGTGGCTCTGCGGGCCGCGGGCGACGGCACGTTCCACGGGGTTCTCGACCGGCTGCCCGTGGGGCGGGAGCTCGTCGTCATGGTGACTTTGCGCTCGGGGCGGGTCGCCTGGGACGCCGTCCCGTTCACTGGGGCGCCGCCGCCCTACCGGGTCGTCGCCACCGACCTCGACGGCACCCTGCTCCGCGGCGACCTGTCCGTGTCCGACCGCACCCGTCGCGCCCTCGCCCTGGCCACCGGGGCGGGCGCGCACCACCTCGTCGTCACCGGGCGGCCCGCCGCCGCCTGCCGGGAGTTCCTCACCGCGCTCGGCTACCGGGGCATCGCGGTGTGCGGGCAGGGCGCGCAGCTGTACGACGCGGGCGCGGACCGGCTCCTCGACTCCGCACGGCTCGACCTCGACCTGGCCAGGTCGGTGGTCGACCGGGTCGAGGACGCGCTCGGCACGCTGGAGCTGGGGGTCGTCACGGCGCCGCCCGAAAGCCGGTTCAAGGTGACGCCGCGCTTCGGTGAACGGGTCCGGCACGGCTGGGACGTCACGGCCGACCGCGCACAGCTGTGGTCCGCCCCCATCGACAAGCTGGTCCTGCACCACCCGGACGTACCGGAGGACGAACTGGCGGGCGTCACCGAGAAGTTGTGCGGCGACGACGTGAGCGTCGTGCACTCCGTGAAGGGC
The sequence above is a segment of the Streptomyces sp. Je 1-369 genome. Coding sequences within it:
- a CDS encoding HAD-IIB family hydrolase, with the protein product MHIINFSYECGGFDNRLMRGGLSPLVWNLSREYAARGHRVSVITPAHGHLDRLRETFPIEELDYRADHVVPLVLDPAVWPGHPAEVAVELTTRAYRLRLDGVDVYFLSNAHLDLLPDRLYPPPGLEGRDLAHFKPLVFQVEGVRFIRSGLPLGPAPGTSGPEPAIVHGFEPYYHYLLPPVLAADPRFRTVSTVAANAPVGQQVHRPQVERLLALLGAGAGIDLDALDGPPPPEDSPVATIARALAGTRMHQERRPDHVGVFPLVAAHADLVDFVSPGQRAYCSTFEGTPFEALFATLPVARELRTHPHKLLMGGCGVAESWLARDPAGVDRAAVLSGLGLDPARPVFFHAARYAVHHKGQLELMRAVEEVLATDPDISFVIRCATGGGGETSPAGPAAANAYFQGIADRYPGQVHLDWRLADEDTLFEQAACADFCVNPSKYELDGFLIAQAEAMACGAVPIATDQRVTGHFGHARPLTDPTATGFSVRGSFRDDDPVLARELADRIREAAAVFRGDPDTYDRLSANARRVARRFTWPGSAELRLTAFDTLLRGERQPFPAEDAIAWGWFDALDDADFARHGELIAGAAAERGDAAAYARCAPLDGLAVERLFEAAYARADFARGAELAETAGRDDWTARLAERCRVTPSPEGDGRGWRVEYVHAGAERVEVVVESTGVAGPGAVGSGASRSEASRSEAVRESVAEAVASDEAVPVGSGVGFVALRAAGDGTFHGVLDRLPVGRELVVMVTLRSGRVAWDAVPFTGAPPPYRVVATDLDGTLLRGDLSVSDRTRRALALATGAGAHHLVVTGRPAAACREFLTALGYRGIAVCGQGAQLYDAGADRLLDSARLDLDLARSVVDRVEDALGTLELGVVTAPPESRFKVTPRFGERVRHGWDVTADRAQLWSAPIDKLVLHHPDVPEDELAGVTEKLCGDDVSVVHSVKGMVEVLPLGTTKGAGVARAARLLGFTAADTIAFGDMPNDIPLLAWAAHGVAVANAHPELRAMADEVAPSNDEDGVAVVLERLFTPTRNPAPAPAPAPASARNPAPAPTPTPKTPRPGAPA
- a CDS encoding sugar phosphate nucleotidyltransferase, producing MADRDATTRTVRTVLLAGGEGRRMGPLGTGRLKPLVPYGGACRLIDFSLANARASGLGEVLLLSQYEERQLMDDLHRVWNQRPDFRVHFGPYDTAYATAGTRVPAELPDRTWPLERGTADALIRKSAYVFEGDGTRPGPEHVLVLHADHVYRFDYGPLIDAHRASGAALTLAYQRIDPRWVHLFGMVEFDARGRLTAFVEKPDVATSDLVFAAFCVFDAAVLRRYLERLDGTDWQHDISRDVIPAMLAAGEHIRGHEVAGHWEDIGTVERYHRAHLELAASPTAGLPVGRMPWTVAPDVRRAWVADQFGVRSSVVPSDLVNDGRVEDSVLFPGVRIGAGARVRRSVVLPGATIPAGADIEGAVVLEDGHIQQTEGVRA
- a CDS encoding carbohydrate kinase family protein, with translation MSEPQYDVLVVGGAGIDTIVRVEALQLPPGDSVFVPPVYDYVAHTGNGVALGWHALGLATKFIDFLGDDAQGRSVLDAYADRGLDFSHLLSPHGTPRGVNLVDPQGRRFSFYDGRHPADLRLPRDFYLPYLERARHVHLSITGVNRDMYDDIRGLGVTCSTDLHDWDGRNPHHRAYALASDHVFLSAAAIHDRLDEVLHSVLDEGRARLVVATDGADGCHVLVRGDAKVRHFPAVRPERPVVDSNGAGDAFVTAFLHSLFEGRPVEECVLAGSVSGAFACGSAGTHTEFIDLPGLRGACARASAAATG